One Desulfobacteraceae bacterium genomic window, GCAGCGCTTGGTTCAAGGCCGCCTGCAGATCCAGACACAGCGCCAGGGCCAGGTCGCCGTCCAGGCTGCGCTCGTGAAACTCGTCGAAGATCACCGCCCCCACCCCCTCCAGGGCCGGGTCGCGCTGCAGCAGGCGGGTCAGCACCCCCTCGGTGACCACCTCGATGCGGGTCTCGGGACCCACCCGGCTGTCCAGGCGCACCCGGTAGCCTACGGTTTGGCCCACTTCCTGGCCCATCTGGCGGGCCATGTAATCCGCCGCCCGGCGGGCGGCCATGCGCCGGGGCTCCAGCAGAATCAGGCGCTTGCCCGCCAGCCAGCACTCCGTCAACAGGGCCGGCGGCACGCGGGTGGTTTTACCGGCCCCGGGGGGCGCCTGCAGGACGACGTTGGGGCTGTCCCGCAGGGCCTGTTTGAGATTGGCCAAAATAGTGTCGACCGGAAGTGGCATCATGGGTTTGGGGGCGTTTCGGAAGCGAAGGCCATCGGGCGGTCACTTCCCGTTGCCAAAACCGCTGGCCGGCCCCTTGCCCGGCACTCAGGGGCCGGCCGGATCCGGAGCGGAGGGGATGTAGGGGGCCTCACCCTGGCAGCCTTTGCAAATGCCGCCGGTGGAAAGGGGATAGGGCTCGCCACAGACGGGGCAGATGGTGATCGGGCCTTTGCCGTGCTTGCCTAAGAAAGGGGGTGCGACCCGAACTGCGCACACCCCCAGGACCCGCTCGCCGGCCGCATGGATTTCGGCAAAAAGGCGCTCGATATCCTGTTCTTGTTTGGGCTTGCGTTTGTTAAGCCAGGTGTCAAATTCCGGCCAGGCATGCAGTTTCGCGGCATCGATGAACACCCGCACGCCGCTGCCGTCCGTCTTGTCGTAAAGCGCGACGGCAAAGCGCCCCAAATCGACGATCCGCAGCCAGCCGTTGCCGATGGTGCAGGGGGTCAGGAGCTGAACCGCATCGGGAAGACAGCTGCGGGTCTCGCAGAAGGCGTCAAAAATCAGGTCCCGCGGCAGGCGCGCCATGGCCAGGCTCACCATCTTGACGCCGATCACCAGGCCGGGGGCCAGATGGCCGTGAAACCCGCGGATCAGCTCCAGGGCCTGGTCGTAGCTGAAACGCCGCCCGCGGTAATCGCGGCACCAACCATCCTGGGCGGGGAAGACCGCGGCCGGTTCCCGGTCGGGGGCCTTGGGTTCGGCCGCGGATTTGCTGGGTAAAGGTGGGTTCATGACTCCTCGTGTGGTCGGCCGGCTGCCGATCGGGTTTGCCGCCGGATTAGAGCGTGATCTTCGCTTCGTTGCCGCTGACGGAAACCCCAAAGGTTTTGAGCGCCCCACGGGCGGCCCCCGAAAGGGGCTCGCCGTTGTATGAATAGGTCGATTTGGACACGCTGCAGCACTGCAGCCGGTCAGTACCGGGCAGCGGGTCGATGCGGCGTCCCATGTGGCTGCAGCGGTTGCCAAAGGCGTGCAAAGCACCGTCCTGTGCGCGCACAACCAGCAGTCTTTGGGGCAGCCCGCGGCCCTCCAGGCGCAGCGCCCCGCCCGCCGGGGCAAGCTCGGGCAAACGCGCCAGATCCAATCTGACCGTTCGGCCCGCAACCGACCAGGCCGCCGCGCAGGCCGGCGCCGGGGTTTCACAGATGCCCAAGATGCGCTTTAAAAATTTCATTCGGGTCTCCCGGGGCAGGGAAAAAATCTTTCACGAACACAAGAGGGGTATCAGAAGAAATGACAGATGGCAATGAGGTCATGGCGCAGTATTTCGAAGTCTATAGAAACCTCCAGCGGCAGGCCCCGGGAAGCCCCCAAAGCACCCGTAGGATTTCAGAGAGCCGACTGACCGCAGCGGCTAATCTTCCGTCATCAGCCGGCTGGTCACACAGGCCCGGCAGGTGCCGGAGCGAAAACGGGCGGCATC contains:
- a CDS encoding Rieske 2Fe-2S domain-containing protein, whose amino-acid sequence is MKFLKRILGICETPAPACAAAWSVAGRTVRLDLARLPELAPAGGALRLEGRGLPQRLLVVRAQDGALHAFGNRCSHMGRRIDPLPGTDRLQCCSVSKSTYSYNGEPLSGAARGALKTFGVSVSGNEAKITL
- a CDS encoding formylmethanofuran dehydrogenase subunit E family protein produces the protein MNPPLPSKSAAEPKAPDREPAAVFPAQDGWCRDYRGRRFSYDQALELIRGFHGHLAPGLVIGVKMVSLAMARLPRDLIFDAFCETRSCLPDAVQLLTPCTIGNGWLRIVDLGRFAVALYDKTDGSGVRVFIDAAKLHAWPEFDTWLNKRKPKQEQDIERLFAEIHAAGERVLGVCAVRVAPPFLGKHGKGPITICPVCGEPYPLSTGGICKGCQGEAPYIPSAPDPAGP